A stretch of Aedes aegypti strain LVP_AGWG chromosome 2, AaegL5.0 Primary Assembly, whole genome shotgun sequence DNA encodes these proteins:
- the LOC5566445 gene encoding glycosyltransferase-like domain-containing protein 1-like has product MAKVLIIEPFYGGSHKQLLDTFLQQFHPAEYDLFTLTAKKWHWRSRIGALYFSETIPRDHQYKTLFTSSVLNLAELIGLRPDLAICRKIVYFHENQLNYPVREIKERDCQYGLNQIMTCLSADQIVFNSQYNKISFLDNIKSFLNIAPDLKLKNLREKLEPRCEVLYFPIPFHSIPKRIFTKNDKPLHLIWPHRWEHDKNPQFLTNTLLELNKRQVDFRVSILGERAQSIPECFENIGELLKEKLINFGFLSKDEYYRTLLDGDVVISTAGHEFYGVAMLEAAYCGCLPVAPNKLVYPEIYPDTSLYNTSNQLIKMLYNWCKNRHLFERDRAIFYENFDFDKYSAVSIVPKFISMIRAHLGTPGVVNGV; this is encoded by the exons ATGGCTAAGGTGCTGATCATCGAACCTTTCTATGGCGGCTCGCACAAACAGTTGCTCGATACATTTCTCCAGC AGTTCCATCCGGCCGAGTATGATTTGTTCACGCTAACCGCCAAGAAGTGGCACTGGCGTTCTCGAATCGGGGCTCTCTATTTCTCCGAGACCATTCCCAGGGACCACCAGTACAAAACGCTCTTCACCAGCTCGGTACTGAATTTGGCCGAACTGATCGGACTTCGGCCGGATTTGGCCATCTGCCGGAAGATAGTGTATTTCCATGAGAATCAACTTAACTACCCGGTGCGGGAGATTAAGGAACGAGACTGCCAGTACGGCTTGAACCAGATAATGACCTGTCTCAGTGCGGACCAAATTGTGTTCAATTCGCAGTACAATAAGATATCGTTTTTGGACAACATCAAAAGCTTCCTGAACATTGCACCGGATTTGAAGCTGAAGAACCTGCGGGAAAAGCTGGAGCCACGCTGCGAGGTTCTGTACTTTCCGATACCGTTTCATTCGATTCCGAAGAGGATTTTCACTAAGAATGA caAACCGCTGCATTTGATATGGCCACACCGATGGGAACACGATAAAAATCCCCAATTCCTGACCAACACGCTACTGGAGTTGAACAAACGGCAGGTGGACTTCCGTGTATCGATTCTTGGCGAACGAGCTCAGTCCATACCGGAATGCTTCGAAAACATCGGAGAACTGCTCAAGGAGAAGCTTATCAACTTTGGATTTTTGAGCAAGGACGAGTACTATCGCACCTTACTGGATGGAGATGTCGTGATTTCAACTGCTGGCCATGAGTTTTATGGGGTTGCAAT GCTGGAAGCAGCTTATTGTGGTTGTCTGCCGGTGGCACCTAACAAACTAGTCTATCCGGAAATTTATCCGGACACCAGCTTGTATAACACTTCGAATCAGTTGATCAAAATGTTGTACAACTGGTGCAAAAACAGACACCTCTTCGAGCGCGATCGAGCCATCTTCTATGAGAATTTCGACTTTGACAAGTACTCTGCGGTGAGCATAGTTCCCAAGTTCATATCGATGATCAGAGCGCACCTCGGAACCCCTGGCGTTGTCAACGGGGTCTAG